Proteins co-encoded in one Deltaproteobacteria bacterium genomic window:
- a CDS encoding type II/IV secretion system protein codes for MEKGLIDEATLIRALYEQSQSDGNGAKQPRGKFDALVIAGRLQQAEVDAAQKDAQRMAVPVENILMERYRVGRKEIGVALSVYYRCPFMEFDEKQTVAREQLRGVNLSYLKANFWVPLRVTDKSVVVLLDDPYAHTKVQDIQRLFPGKEIERRVGLRDDILRYINSINGPAESKARVESLSAILGQLEEADWDEQKEVKEEVLVNENDSGVVRLVNQIISEASKQGVSDIHIEPQGGQLETLIRFRVDGRCFEYLRVPSAYRRALVSRLKIMAGIDIAERRKPQDGKIKFRLRDRSIELRVATIPTAGLGNEDVVLRLLTAEKPLPLDELHMIARNLREFRTILAKPYGLILCVGPTGSGKTTTLHSALSAINETHRKIWTAEDPVELTQPGLRQVQVNSKIGFTFATAMRAFLRADPDVIMVGEIRDRETADVAIEASLTGHLVLSTLHTNSSVETVTRLPEMGVDPFNFADSLLGVLAQRLARCICESCREKYHPTRDEYDALIYGYGEEAFAKLEIAYDESFFLYRGKGCPACRDSGYRGRIGLHELLINTERVKQWIHSRATVAELHKLALAEGMTTLVQDGVLKVLQGWTDYNQVKAVAMR; via the coding sequence ATGGAGAAGGGCTTGATCGATGAAGCCACGTTGATCCGGGCACTTTATGAGCAATCACAAAGCGACGGCAACGGTGCGAAACAGCCGCGCGGCAAGTTCGACGCTTTGGTCATAGCTGGGCGTTTGCAGCAAGCGGAGGTTGATGCCGCTCAAAAAGACGCGCAACGCATGGCCGTCCCGGTGGAAAATATTCTCATGGAACGCTACCGCGTCGGCCGCAAGGAAATCGGCGTGGCGCTGAGCGTGTACTATCGCTGTCCATTCATGGAGTTTGACGAGAAGCAGACTGTCGCCCGCGAGCAATTGCGCGGTGTCAACCTGAGCTATCTCAAAGCCAACTTCTGGGTGCCGCTGCGGGTGACGGACAAATCGGTCGTTGTGTTGCTTGACGATCCCTATGCGCACACAAAGGTTCAAGACATCCAGCGCCTGTTTCCAGGCAAAGAGATAGAGCGCCGAGTTGGATTGCGCGACGATATCTTGAGGTACATTAATTCAATCAACGGGCCAGCGGAGAGCAAAGCACGGGTCGAGTCCCTAAGCGCGATCTTGGGTCAACTGGAGGAAGCCGATTGGGATGAACAGAAAGAGGTTAAGGAAGAGGTTCTGGTCAACGAAAACGACAGCGGTGTCGTCAGGTTGGTGAACCAGATCATCTCGGAGGCTTCAAAACAGGGGGTGTCTGACATTCACATCGAGCCGCAGGGCGGGCAACTTGAAACGTTGATCCGCTTCCGCGTTGACGGCCGTTGTTTTGAATATCTGCGGGTCCCGTCCGCGTATCGTCGCGCCCTGGTATCGCGGCTTAAGATCATGGCGGGCATCGACATTGCCGAGCGGCGCAAGCCGCAGGACGGCAAGATCAAATTCCGCCTGCGCGACCGCAGCATCGAGCTGCGCGTCGCGACGATCCCCACGGCCGGCTTAGGCAACGAAGACGTTGTGCTCCGGCTGCTCACCGCGGAAAAACCGCTGCCCCTCGACGAACTGCACATGATCGCGCGCAACCTCCGTGAGTTTCGCACAATCTTGGCAAAGCCCTATGGATTGATTCTCTGCGTTGGTCCCACCGGTTCGGGAAAAACCACGACGCTGCACTCAGCCCTGAGTGCTATCAACGAAACCCATCGTAAGATCTGGACGGCGGAAGATCCCGTGGAGTTGACGCAGCCGGGGCTGCGCCAGGTGCAGGTGAATTCCAAAATCGGCTTCACATTCGCCACCGCCATGCGGGCGTTTTTGCGCGCCGACCCGGACGTTATTATGGTCGGCGAGATCCGCGATCGTGAAACTGCCGATGTGGCCATCGAGGCATCGCTCACTGGGCATCTAGTGTTGTCGACGCTTCACACCAATAGTTCCGTGGAAACGGTGACTCGCTTGCCGGAAATGGGCGTTGACCCGTTTAATTTTGCCGATTCGCTGCTCGGTGTGCTGGCGCAACGGCTGGCGCGCTGCATTTGTGAGAGCTGCAGGGAAAAGTATCACCCGACCCGGGATGAGTACGATGCCTTAATCTACGGCTACGGCGAAGAAGCCTTCGCTAAGTTAGAGATCGCATACGATGAGAGCTTTTTCTTATATCGTGGCAAAGGCTGTCCTGCCTGCCGCGACAGCGGCTACCGTGGTCGCATTGGACTGCACGAGCTCCTGATCAACACGGAAAGGGTCAAGCAATGGATCCACAGCCGCGCCACGGTGGCTGAGTTGCACAAGCTCGCGCTTGCCGAGGGCATGACGACATTGGTGCAAGATGGTGTCTTGAAGGTTTTGCAAGGCTGGACTGACTACAACCAAGTGAAAGCCGTTGCCATGCGTTAG
- a CDS encoding cobalamin-independent methionine synthase II family protein, whose amino-acid sequence MKHSTERILVSHVGSLARPKDLMEMLVARNEGRAYDKATLSKRMRESVAEVVAKQIECGIDVVNDGELGKSNFSRYTKERLGGFVERTADLNFKPTSIFGRDMKEFTEYFNRGGRTAIGHHARVFYAVEPLKYVGQEEVQEDIANLKAALQGKKYEEAFLPAIAPGTMEHWMKNEYYKTNEEYLFAIAGAMAEEYKAIVDAGFVLQIDDPDLADAWQMFPDMSLADYRKYQELRVDALNHALKGLPEDRIRFHMCWGSYHGPHKYDMPLKDIIDIILKVRASCYSIEASNPVHEHEWRVWQEVKLPARKMLMPGVIGHCSDFIEHPRAIADRLVRYAKIVGKDNVIAGTDCGIGSRVGHPQVGWAKFQAMAEGARIASKELWG is encoded by the coding sequence ATGAAACACAGCACGGAAAGAATTTTAGTTTCCCACGTCGGCAGCTTGGCGCGCCCCAAAGATTTGATGGAAATGTTGGTGGCACGAAACGAGGGCAGAGCCTACGACAAAGCGACGCTCAGCAAGCGCATGCGCGAGTCAGTCGCCGAAGTGGTCGCAAAACAAATCGAGTGCGGCATCGATGTCGTCAACGACGGCGAACTCGGCAAATCGAACTTTTCCCGCTACACCAAAGAGCGCCTCGGCGGCTTCGTCGAGCGAACCGCCGACCTCAATTTCAAACCGACGTCAATTTTTGGCCGCGACATGAAAGAGTTCACGGAATATTTCAACCGTGGGGGCCGCACGGCCATCGGCCATCATGCGCGCGTGTTCTACGCGGTGGAGCCACTCAAGTATGTCGGCCAAGAAGAAGTGCAAGAAGACATCGCCAACTTGAAAGCCGCCCTCCAAGGCAAGAAATATGAAGAAGCATTCCTCCCCGCCATCGCACCCGGCACGATGGAGCATTGGATGAAGAACGAATACTACAAGACCAACGAGGAATATTTATTCGCCATCGCCGGCGCCATGGCCGAAGAGTACAAGGCCATCGTCGACGCTGGCTTCGTCTTACAGATCGACGATCCCGATCTTGCCGACGCTTGGCAGATGTTTCCCGACATGTCGTTGGCCGATTACCGCAAATATCAAGAGCTGCGCGTCGACGCGCTCAACCACGCACTCAAGGGTTTGCCCGAAGATCGCATCCGCTTCCACATGTGCTGGGGCAGCTATCATGGGCCGCACAAATACGACATGCCGCTCAAGGACATCATCGACATCATTCTCAAAGTGCGCGCAAGCTGCTATTCGATTGAAGCTTCCAACCCGGTGCACGAGCACGAGTGGCGGGTCTGGCAGGAAGTAAAACTTCCCGCCCGTAAAATGCTCATGCCCGGCGTCATCGGCCACTGCAGCGATTTCATCGAACACCCGCGAGCGATCGCCGATCGCCTCGTGCGCTACGCGAAGATCGTCGGCAAGGACAACGTCATCGCCGGCACCGACTGCGGTATCGGTTCACGCGTCGGCCACCCGCAGGTGGGCTGGGCCAAATTCCAAGCCATGGCCGAAGGCGCCCGCATCGCGAGCAAAGAGCTTTGGGGATAA
- a CDS encoding alpha/beta hydrolase, whose product MAGTATETRVKGPIVWLDMDQKALDDAYDQTVYAPNQPLLALRRKVASESVLKRMPPERRAYGSSEIEKLDIYKTKKPNAPVMVFTHGGAWRNGAARDFAFAAEMFVNAGAHYVILDFVQIADAGGNLLPMAQQVRSAVAWVYKNAASFGGDPNRIYLSGHSSGGHLTGCILVTDWQKEFGLPPNIVKGGLCVSGMYDLKPVRMSKRSEYVKFTDEVEEKLSSQRHLDKLNCPVTLAYGTQETPEFQRQNRDFAAALKAAGKPVELLVGEGLNHFEMQETMGNPYGIGGRAALALMGLSVGG is encoded by the coding sequence ATGGCCGGCACAGCTACGGAAACGCGGGTTAAAGGTCCAATCGTTTGGTTGGACATGGATCAGAAAGCACTAGACGACGCCTACGACCAGACCGTCTACGCACCGAATCAACCGCTGTTGGCATTGCGGCGCAAAGTCGCCAGCGAGTCGGTGTTGAAGCGCATGCCGCCGGAGCGGCGCGCTTATGGGTCGAGCGAAATCGAGAAGCTCGACATCTATAAGACCAAAAAGCCCAATGCGCCGGTGATGGTTTTTACCCACGGCGGCGCGTGGCGCAATGGCGCGGCGAGGGATTTTGCTTTCGCGGCGGAGATGTTCGTCAACGCGGGGGCGCATTACGTGATTTTAGATTTCGTTCAGATCGCTGACGCCGGCGGCAATTTGCTGCCGATGGCGCAACAAGTGCGCAGCGCCGTGGCGTGGGTTTACAAGAACGCGGCGAGCTTTGGCGGCGACCCAAATAGAATTTACCTGTCGGGCCACTCCTCGGGCGGGCATCTCACCGGGTGCATACTCGTCACCGATTGGCAAAAAGAGTTTGGTTTGCCGCCGAACATCGTCAAAGGCGGTTTGTGCGTCAGCGGCATGTACGACTTAAAACCGGTGCGCATGTCCAAGCGCAGCGAGTATGTAAAATTCACCGACGAGGTGGAAGAGAAGCTCAGCTCGCAGCGCCATCTCGATAAACTAAACTGTCCGGTGACACTCGCCTATGGCACGCAGGAGACGCCCGAGTTTCAGCGCCAAAACCGCGACTTCGCCGCAGCGCTGAAAGCCGCCGGCAAACCGGTGGAACTTTTGGTTGGCGAAGGGCTCAATCACTTCGAGATGCAGGAAACCATGGGCAACCCCTACGGTATCGGCGGACGCGCCGCGTTGGCGCTGATGGGGTTGAGTGTGGGCGGGTAG